From the genome of Pelobacter propionicus DSM 2379, one region includes:
- a CDS encoding class I SAM-dependent DNA methyltransferase, translated as MNPELIKTLWATADKLRANMDAAEYKHIVLGLIFVKYISDTFQTRSSELRERFGNPDDEYYIQDADDETLVCELEDRDYYREVNTFWVPEAARWENIRAQAKQPDIGKRIDDALTLIEAENPKLKGILDKRYARVQLPDGKLGELVDMVSTIGFGVTGESARDILGQVYEYFLGQFASAEGKRGGQFYTPASIVRTLVAILAPHHGQVYDPCCGSGGMFVQSEKFIEAHGGRIGDVSIYGQESNPTTWRLAAMNLAIRGIDFNLGKEPADTFVRNQHPDLRADFVLANPPFNVSDWWHPSLEGDPRWEYGTPPQGNANYAWLQHMLYHLKPTGRAGIVLANGSMSSSQNSEGEIRRALVEADKVEVMVAMPGQLFFNTQIPACLWFLAKQKSVRQGEVLFIDARKLGTMISRVQIEFSDEDIQRIADTVHAWRGDGEIPLNPPLPKGEAETIPPFTKGGPGGIYQDIPGFCRSVSLAEIAEHGHVLTPGRYVGAEAVEDDDEAFTEKMQRLTETLGEQMARGAELDELIRRKLGGLGYEF; from the coding sequence ATGAATCCCGAGCTGATCAAGACCCTCTGGGCCACCGCCGACAAGCTGCGCGCCAACATGGACGCCGCCGAGTACAAGCACATCGTGCTCGGCCTCATCTTCGTCAAATACATCTCCGACACCTTCCAGACTCGCAGCTCTGAGTTGCGGGAGCGCTTCGGCAATCCCGATGACGAGTATTACATCCAGGATGCCGACGACGAAACCCTGGTCTGCGAGCTGGAGGACCGGGACTATTACCGGGAGGTGAACACCTTCTGGGTGCCGGAGGCGGCGCGCTGGGAGAATATCCGGGCGCAGGCCAAGCAGCCCGACATCGGCAAGCGCATCGACGACGCCCTGACCCTGATCGAGGCCGAAAACCCCAAGCTGAAAGGGATCCTTGACAAACGCTATGCCCGCGTGCAGCTCCCCGACGGCAAGCTGGGGGAGCTGGTGGACATGGTCTCCACCATCGGTTTCGGCGTCACCGGGGAGAGCGCCCGCGACATCCTGGGGCAGGTGTACGAGTATTTCCTGGGCCAGTTCGCCAGCGCCGAGGGGAAGCGGGGCGGCCAGTTCTACACGCCGGCCAGCATCGTCAGGACCCTGGTGGCGATTCTCGCCCCTCATCATGGCCAGGTGTACGACCCCTGCTGCGGTTCCGGCGGCATGTTCGTCCAATCGGAAAAGTTCATCGAAGCCCACGGCGGCAGGATCGGCGATGTCTCCATCTACGGCCAGGAGTCCAACCCCACCACCTGGCGGCTGGCGGCCATGAACCTGGCCATTCGCGGCATCGACTTCAACCTGGGCAAGGAGCCGGCCGACACCTTCGTCCGCAACCAGCACCCCGACCTGCGGGCCGACTTCGTGCTGGCCAACCCGCCCTTCAACGTCTCCGACTGGTGGCACCCCAGCCTGGAGGGTGACCCGCGCTGGGAGTACGGCACGCCGCCCCAGGGGAACGCCAACTACGCCTGGCTGCAGCACATGCTCTACCACCTGAAACCGACCGGCCGGGCCGGCATCGTGCTGGCCAACGGTTCCATGTCCTCCAGCCAGAACTCCGAGGGGGAGATCCGCCGCGCCCTGGTGGAGGCGGACAAGGTGGAGGTCATGGTGGCCATGCCGGGGCAGCTCTTCTTCAACACCCAGATCCCGGCCTGCCTCTGGTTCCTGGCCAAACAGAAGAGCGTCCGCCAGGGAGAGGTGCTGTTCATCGACGCTCGCAAGCTGGGCACCATGATCAGCCGGGTGCAGATCGAGTTCAGCGACGAGGATATTCAGAGGATCGCCGACACCGTGCATGCGTGGCGTGGTGATGGTGAAATCCCCCTCAATCCCCCTTTGCCAAAGGGGGAGGCCGAAACAATTCCCCCCTTTACTAAAGGGGGGCCGGGGGGGATTTATCAGGACATCCCCGGCTTCTGCCGCAGCGTGTCACTTGCCGAAATCGCCGAGCACGGCCATGTCCTGACGCCGGGGCGCTATGTGGGTGCAGAGGCGGTGGAGGACGACGACGAGGCATTCACCGAGAAGATGCAGCGGTTGACCGAGACCCTGGGCGAGCAGATGGCCAGGGGCGCGGAACTGGACGAGCTGATACGCCGGAAGCTGGGAGGGCTGGGGTATGAGTTCTGA
- the recD2 gene encoding SF1B family DNA helicase RecD2, protein MKQPNSLDTPVERLSGSVERVTFHSEESGFCVLRTKVKGQRELITVIGSAASITPGEYIECIGIWTNDRTHGLQFKANQLKVVPPSTLEGIEKYLGSGMVKGIGPHFAKILVKAFKEDVFTVIESEPEKLLTLPGIGRKRMEKVTSAWSEQKVIREIMVFLQSHGIGTGRAVRIYKTYGDESILKVTENPYRLALDIHGIGFKTADTLAMKLGIAADSLIRAQAGVRHVLQEIADDGHCAAPWVDLVKSAAELLEIPASIIEEAIHAEIAEENLIQEDIEGSACLFLIPLFRAESGTATSITRLLRGTPPWGVIDAEKAIPWVEAKTGLTLSSSQRDAVILALNSKVVVITGGPGVGKTTLVNSILLTIQAKQMRVTLCAPTGRAAKRLSESTGIEAKTIHRLLEFDPQSFGFKRNKDNPLETDLVVIDESSMVDIALMNKLLAAVPTNAALMIVGDVDQLPSVGPGSVLSDIIDSGVVPTVRLTEIFRQAANSRIIVNAHRINKGEMPLKAEGTELSDFYFIPTNTPEEIHDKLIQVVTERIPKRFGLHPVKDIQVLTPTNRGGLGAHSLNAELQKALNEKAEPKVTRFGTTFAPDDKVIQTVNNYDKEVFNGDIGQITEIDVEEGLLQVDYDGRTVEYEFGELDEVSLAYATSIHKSQGSEYPAVVIPLAMQHYTLLERNLIYTAVTRGKKLVTIIGQPKALAMAVKNRKSNKRLTKLASRISESG, encoded by the coding sequence ATGAAACAGCCCAATTCGCTTGATACCCCTGTCGAACGCCTCTCCGGTTCAGTTGAACGGGTCACCTTCCACAGTGAAGAATCCGGCTTCTGTGTGCTCCGTACCAAAGTCAAGGGACAGCGGGAACTGATTACCGTTATCGGTTCCGCTGCATCCATCACCCCCGGTGAATACATTGAGTGCATTGGTATCTGGACAAACGACCGAACCCACGGACTACAATTCAAAGCCAACCAGTTGAAAGTCGTACCACCAAGCACACTTGAAGGAATTGAGAAATATCTCGGCTCAGGGATGGTCAAGGGAATTGGTCCTCACTTCGCCAAGATTCTCGTCAAAGCTTTCAAAGAGGATGTCTTCACCGTAATCGAATCTGAACCAGAGAAGCTGCTTACTCTTCCCGGTATCGGTCGAAAGCGCATGGAGAAGGTGACAAGTGCCTGGTCCGAACAGAAAGTCATTCGTGAAATCATGGTCTTCCTTCAATCGCACGGAATCGGAACAGGACGAGCGGTCAGGATATACAAGACCTATGGCGACGAATCCATTCTCAAGGTAACTGAAAACCCTTACAGACTCGCACTGGATATTCACGGTATTGGTTTCAAGACCGCAGACACTCTTGCCATGAAGCTGGGGATCGCTGCTGATTCACTTATTCGCGCTCAAGCCGGTGTCCGTCATGTTCTTCAGGAAATTGCAGATGATGGACATTGTGCTGCGCCATGGGTTGACTTGGTTAAATCTGCAGCCGAACTTTTGGAAATACCAGCAAGCATTATAGAAGAGGCCATTCATGCTGAAATTGCAGAAGAGAACCTTATCCAGGAGGATATTGAAGGCTCAGCCTGTCTCTTCCTGATCCCTCTGTTTCGTGCTGAATCCGGAACCGCTACAAGCATCACCCGGCTCCTACGGGGAACACCTCCCTGGGGAGTAATTGATGCAGAAAAGGCTATTCCCTGGGTAGAAGCAAAGACCGGCCTGACACTATCCAGTTCCCAACGTGATGCCGTCATTTTAGCTCTCAACAGCAAAGTCGTGGTTATTACCGGTGGTCCTGGTGTTGGCAAAACGACCCTGGTCAACAGCATACTGCTCACGATCCAGGCAAAGCAGATGAGGGTTACTCTCTGTGCACCGACCGGACGTGCTGCCAAAAGATTGTCGGAATCAACCGGTATTGAGGCAAAGACCATCCACCGCTTGCTGGAGTTCGACCCGCAGTCATTCGGATTCAAGCGAAATAAAGATAATCCGCTGGAAACCGACCTGGTGGTTATAGACGAATCTTCAATGGTTGATATAGCCTTGATGAATAAGCTTCTGGCTGCCGTTCCAACCAATGCAGCTCTGATGATTGTTGGAGACGTTGACCAACTCCCCTCTGTCGGTCCCGGCTCCGTGCTTTCGGATATCATTGATTCGGGAGTAGTGCCTACTGTGAGGCTTACGGAGATATTCCGTCAAGCAGCAAATTCACGCATCATCGTCAATGCCCACCGAATCAATAAGGGTGAGATGCCTCTCAAAGCCGAAGGCACCGAACTATCGGACTTTTATTTCATTCCGACCAATACTCCGGAAGAAATCCATGACAAACTCATTCAGGTTGTCACAGAGCGTATCCCCAAGAGATTTGGTCTTCATCCGGTGAAAGATATCCAGGTGCTTACCCCAACGAATCGTGGCGGTCTTGGTGCGCATTCATTGAATGCCGAGTTGCAGAAGGCGCTAAACGAAAAGGCGGAACCAAAAGTCACACGATTCGGCACCACCTTTGCTCCCGACGACAAGGTCATCCAGACGGTGAACAACTACGATAAAGAGGTGTTCAACGGTGACATCGGTCAGATTACTGAGATTGATGTCGAAGAAGGATTATTACAGGTTGATTATGATGGCAGAACTGTTGAATACGAGTTCGGCGAACTGGATGAGGTTTCTCTGGCCTATGCCACCAGCATCCATAAAAGCCAGGGATCGGAATACCCAGCGGTGGTGATTCCTTTGGCCATGCAGCATTACACGCTGTTGGAGCGCAATCTGATATACACTGCCGTCACCAGGGGAAAGAAGCTCGTGACGATCATCGGTCAACCAAAGGCGCTAGCAATGGCGGTCAAGAACCGGAAGTCGAATAAGCGACTGACTAAGCTGGCTTCTAGAATATCAGAATCCGGGTAA
- a CDS encoding cysteine hydrolase family protein, whose product MKTALLIIDIQNDYFPGGKMELVGSTEAAAAAARLLAAFRKQAWSIFHVQHIAAQPSPTFFLPGTPGADIHTSVAPLPGESVITKHYPSSFRNTDLLEQLKSAGVDTLLICGMMSHMCVDTTVRAAFDLGFSCIVTHDACATRELSFKGITVPAEQVHASYMSALGAVFAQVKGVDEILDNMQATV is encoded by the coding sequence ATGAAAACCGCCTTACTCATTATCGACATCCAGAACGACTACTTCCCCGGCGGCAAGATGGAGCTGGTCGGCAGTACCGAAGCTGCGGCAGCTGCGGCTCGACTGTTGGCGGCTTTCAGAAAGCAAGCCTGGTCAATCTTCCATGTTCAGCATATCGCTGCCCAACCAAGCCCCACCTTTTTTCTACCGGGGACACCGGGAGCAGATATTCATACCAGTGTTGCCCCATTACCGGGTGAATCGGTCATCACCAAACACTACCCTAGCAGTTTCCGCAACACCGACCTGCTGGAACAACTGAAATCTGCCGGTGTCGATACTCTGCTGATATGCGGTATGATGAGCCATATGTGCGTTGATACAACCGTCCGTGCTGCATTTGACCTTGGCTTCTCCTGCATTGTCACCCATGACGCTTGCGCAACCAGAGAACTGTCGTTCAAAGGCATCACAGTACCGGCAGAGCAGGTACATGCCTCATACATGTCAGCTCTTGGAGCGGTGTTTGCCCAAGTAAAGGGAGTCGATGAAATCCTTGATAACATGCAAGCGACAGTATAA
- a CDS encoding YecA/YgfB family protein, which produces MFTSSEKKNIIKLLSSATNQDKIMTLDELHGYLFGLAIIPEMIMPSQWTAAIFGEEESFVINDTIEGEQLFGSLFSAYNRIITDNMTGEFVFPFDIKKDSTKDVNRAREWSRGLYRILSTSKKIFKVYDEIKKGSDNQSIDNETFAVCYCILKAVAYPEKTPELLERLQKGVRTDIGPVISDANFISMLPAAVVSIREYAMVVKEVIKNSETSTTINPSSPLQVVKIGRNDPCPCGSGIKYKKCCGK; this is translated from the coding sequence ATGTTTACTTCCAGTGAGAAGAAAAATATCATAAAGCTTCTCAGTAGCGCCACAAACCAAGATAAAATCATGACACTCGATGAGCTTCACGGCTATCTCTTTGGACTCGCAATCATCCCCGAAATGATCATGCCCAGCCAATGGACTGCCGCCATTTTTGGTGAGGAGGAATCGTTCGTAATCAACGATACAATAGAAGGAGAGCAACTTTTTGGGAGTCTGTTTTCGGCCTATAACCGCATTATCACAGACAATATGACCGGAGAGTTTGTTTTCCCTTTTGATATTAAAAAGGACTCGACCAAAGACGTTAATCGTGCGCGAGAATGGAGCCGTGGGCTTTACCGGATATTGAGCACGTCCAAGAAAATATTCAAGGTTTACGATGAAATCAAAAAAGGTAGCGATAACCAGAGCATAGACAACGAGACGTTTGCCGTTTGTTACTGCATTCTGAAGGCAGTTGCGTATCCGGAAAAGACTCCAGAATTGTTGGAGCGATTACAAAAGGGAGTAAGAACTGATATTGGACCCGTGATTTCAGATGCCAATTTCATTTCCATGCTTCCTGCTGCAGTTGTCAGTATCAGGGAGTACGCTATGGTTGTTAAGGAAGTCATAAAAAACTCCGAGACCAGCACAACAATCAACCCATCCTCTCCCCTACAAGTCGTCAAGATTGGCCGCAACGACCCGTGCCCCTGCGGGAGCGGTATAAAGTACAAGAAATGTTGTGGAAAATGA
- a CDS encoding SOS response-associated peptidase: MCGRFVTIIPYEELKQIFDLVESQTRPEQRYNVAPTQSVGVIRQAEDSTNHYDQSKWGLIPSWSTDPSKGASLINARSETVAEKPSFRHAIKKNRCIIPVSGFFEWSHAGTEKHPHFICLADKSVMALAGIWEHWKSPDGTVLETFSILTTSANKLISGLHERMPVILQPDTYGLWLDRNLQDPHHLEHLYAPFPDELMTYYMVPDLVNNPRFDSPACIVCV, from the coding sequence ATGTGTGGTCGATTCGTGACAATCATCCCCTATGAAGAGTTGAAGCAGATTTTTGACCTTGTGGAGAGTCAGACTCGCCCCGAGCAACGCTACAATGTCGCCCCCACCCAGAGTGTTGGAGTAATCCGCCAAGCGGAGGACTCAACCAATCACTATGACCAGTCGAAATGGGGACTGATTCCGTCTTGGTCAACGGACCCGTCAAAAGGAGCTTCACTGATAAATGCCCGATCGGAGACTGTCGCAGAAAAACCCTCTTTTCGGCACGCTATCAAGAAAAACCGCTGTATCATCCCCGTGTCAGGTTTTTTTGAGTGGAGCCATGCGGGGACGGAAAAGCATCCCCATTTCATTTGCTTGGCAGATAAATCAGTTATGGCACTGGCCGGTATCTGGGAACATTGGAAATCTCCGGACGGAACCGTCTTGGAGACATTTTCCATTCTGACCACTTCCGCTAACAAGCTTATTTCAGGTCTTCATGAACGCATGCCGGTAATTCTCCAGCCAGATACTTACGGATTATGGCTTGATAGAAACCTTCAGGACCCTCACCATTTAGAACATCTCTATGCCCCTTTCCCGGATGAACTTATGACTTATTACATGGTTCCTGACCTTGTGAACAACCCTCGCTTCGATTCCCCGGCTTGCATAGTTTGTGTTTGA
- the xseB gene encoding exodeoxyribonuclease VII small subunit, with protein sequence MSEATDELSYEQKVARLDEILTRLDNSETPIDELAKDVKEGAKLIKELDQKLKQVETEVLDAFKELENSNNA encoded by the coding sequence ATGAGTGAAGCAACTGATGAACTCTCTTATGAGCAGAAAGTAGCTAGGTTGGATGAAATACTGACCCGACTCGACAATTCGGAAACACCTATCGACGAACTAGCCAAGGACGTCAAGGAGGGTGCCAAACTCATCAAGGAGCTTGACCAGAAGCTGAAGCAGGTTGAAACAGAGGTGTTGGATGCCTTCAAAGAACTGGAAAACAGCAATAATGCTTAA
- a CDS encoding tyrosine-type recombinase/integrase, protein MATGTRFTDKFIMSLKPADKEYWKREGQGFSIRVYPSGEKAWYFIYTFDGRKKYMRLKDGGYPDVSLADAREAFDIAKVKLKNGIDPLAELEQARLDRKHTPFVKEFVDEFIRIYCKENNRGWKEIERALKSEIVPRWGKRKLTDIKRRDLVLVLDEIKERGAPVMANRILAYTRKMFSWALERAALEVNPFLMMSRPNDETSRERVLSEKEIKTFWHNLDECKMSDSIKRALKLILVTGQRPGEIIGMHRNEIDGEWWEIPAARSKNKQAHRVFLTITAKQLIGDASGFIFESPANPAKPDETPPKPAKPYEVRTMTHDIKQNLPHTPHSKVIDRLKVPHFTPHDLRRTAATRWAEMEITGDMIDRLQNHITRQKQGVGHVYNRYSYAREKQQALEAWEQKLNSIITSIGSDSVVLIDKDSDTNAA, encoded by the coding sequence ATGGCAACCGGAACTCGTTTTACTGATAAATTTATTATGAGTCTGAAACCGGCAGATAAGGAGTATTGGAAGAGGGAGGGGCAGGGATTCTCAATTCGTGTTTATCCTTCTGGCGAAAAAGCCTGGTATTTTATCTATACATTTGATGGGCGAAAAAAATACATGCGCTTAAAAGATGGGGGCTATCCCGACGTTTCACTGGCAGATGCAAGAGAAGCATTCGACATCGCTAAGGTTAAGTTGAAAAATGGAATCGACCCCCTCGCAGAACTCGAACAGGCAAGACTTGACCGTAAGCATACGCCGTTTGTGAAAGAGTTTGTTGACGAGTTTATCAGAATTTACTGTAAAGAGAATAATCGGGGGTGGAAAGAAATCGAACGCGCATTAAAATCAGAGATAGTTCCGAGATGGGGAAAGCGAAAACTGACTGACATCAAACGACGAGACCTTGTCCTTGTGTTGGATGAAATCAAAGAACGAGGCGCACCTGTAATGGCAAATCGGATTCTTGCGTATACCCGCAAAATGTTTTCGTGGGCATTAGAGCGCGCTGCTCTGGAAGTTAACCCATTTCTTATGATGAGTAGGCCGAATGATGAAACATCAAGGGAAAGGGTATTATCTGAAAAAGAGATTAAGACCTTTTGGCATAACCTCGATGAATGTAAAATGAGTGACAGCATCAAAAGAGCATTAAAGTTGATACTTGTAACGGGTCAGCGCCCTGGGGAAATTATTGGCATGCACCGTAACGAAATTGATGGTGAATGGTGGGAGATTCCTGCCGCACGTTCCAAGAACAAACAGGCGCATCGTGTTTTCCTGACAATAACAGCTAAACAGCTAATTGGTGATGCGTCTGGATTTATTTTTGAATCACCAGCTAATCCAGCTAAACCTGACGAAACGCCTCCAAAGCCTGCCAAACCTTATGAAGTTAGAACCATGACCCACGACATAAAGCAGAATCTTCCGCATACGCCTCACAGTAAGGTGATTGACCGTCTAAAGGTACCGCATTTTACTCCTCATGATTTGCGCCGAACTGCCGCGACTAGATGGGCAGAAATGGAGATTACCGGTGATATGATTGACCGGTTACAGAACCACATTACAAGGCAAAAGCAGGGTGTTGGCCATGTTTACAATCGTTACTCGTACGCTAGGGAAAAACAGCAGGCACTTGAAGCATGGGAGCAAAAGCTTAACAGTATCATCACCAGCATCGGATCAGACAGCGTGGTCCTGATCGACAAAGACAGCGACACAAATGCCGCGTAA
- a CDS encoding nitroreductase family protein, protein MRFSFICLMAVLVLAGSVSAKEPEIAKDTFSIIHSRKSVRSFTGASVSRENLEKIIRAGMAAPTAVNKQPWSFVVVTEKKTINALAAGLPTARGIEKAGAVIIVCAEPEKAHMQSKDLAVVDASLASENILLATEALGLGGHWTASFPYEDKMKHVRTVLGIPANIIPLNVILVGVPTGEDKPKDKFQKDKIHWGKW, encoded by the coding sequence ATGAGATTTTCATTTATTTGCTTGATGGCTGTCTTGGTGCTGGCTGGGTCTGTTTCTGCTAAAGAGCCTGAAATTGCGAAAGACACGTTTTCTATTATTCATTCCAGGAAGAGCGTGAGATCATTTACCGGCGCATCTGTCAGCAGGGAAAACCTCGAAAAGATCATCCGGGCCGGGATGGCCGCGCCAACCGCAGTGAACAAACAGCCGTGGTCATTTGTTGTGGTGACCGAAAAGAAGACCATCAACGCTTTGGCTGCTGGACTCCCGACCGCACGCGGCATCGAAAAAGCCGGGGCAGTTATCATTGTCTGCGCAGAACCGGAGAAAGCCCATATGCAGAGCAAAGACTTAGCGGTTGTTGACGCATCCCTGGCCAGCGAGAACATTCTGCTGGCGACCGAGGCCTTGGGCCTGGGCGGGCATTGGACCGCTTCATTCCCCTATGAAGATAAGATGAAACATGTGCGTACGGTACTCGGCATACCGGCCAACATAATTCCTCTGAACGTCATCTTGGTCGGTGTCCCAACCGGTGAAGACAAGCCGAAGGACAAATTCCAAAAGGATAAAATTCACTGGGGAAAATGGTAA
- a CDS encoding nitroreductase family protein, protein MLDFIVNHQTCTKCGQCVTDCLATIISLNEDGPFIAPEKEANCYRCQHCLTICPTGSISILGLDPEKSLPLTGDFPNATQMELLIKGRRSIRHYKPENLEPEVVQRLLDVASHAPTGRNDRQLLFTIVDDRDKLAKLREEMMNGLGRIIREKSLPEGREFFADIYKAWEEQGIDTLFRGAPHLLLVSAPSDTATPVQDCLIAMTTFELFAQALGVGTVWDGLLKWAICDLMPEFRSRLGIPENHVFGYAMVFGKPAVHYARTAQRETAQIHRIN, encoded by the coding sequence ATGCTCGATTTCATAGTGAACCATCAGACATGTACAAAGTGCGGCCAGTGTGTCACCGATTGTCTGGCGACAATCATCTCCCTGAACGAAGACGGCCCCTTCATTGCCCCGGAAAAAGAAGCTAACTGCTACAGATGCCAGCACTGCTTAACCATTTGTCCAACGGGTTCTATTTCCATTTTGGGTCTCGATCCCGAAAAGAGCCTGCCGCTGACAGGAGATTTTCCAAATGCTACGCAAATGGAGCTTCTTATCAAGGGGCGTCGTTCAATCAGACATTACAAACCTGAGAATCTGGAACCGGAAGTGGTGCAACGATTACTGGACGTAGCTTCTCATGCACCAACCGGAAGGAATGACCGTCAGCTTCTTTTTACCATTGTTGACGACCGTGATAAATTGGCAAAACTGCGTGAAGAAATGATGAACGGGCTTGGACGGATAATTCGGGAGAAATCACTTCCGGAAGGCCGAGAGTTCTTTGCCGATATTTATAAAGCATGGGAAGAACAAGGTATCGACACCCTTTTTCGTGGTGCCCCGCATCTTCTATTGGTTTCTGCTCCCTCTGACACTGCAACCCCTGTTCAGGACTGTTTGATAGCCATGACCACGTTCGAGTTGTTCGCCCAGGCGCTTGGTGTTGGCACTGTTTGGGATGGGCTGCTCAAATGGGCTATCTGTGACTTGATGCCTGAGTTTCGCAGTCGTTTAGGAATTCCAGAGAATCATGTATTTGGCTACGCGATGGTATTCGGAAAACCAGCGGTACACTATGCACGGACTGCCCAACGAGAAACAGCTCAAATTCATCGAATAAATTGA
- a CDS encoding SDR family oxidoreductase, giving the protein MDKPLTGKTAIVTGASSGIGYATAITLARAGAAVVSNARRKDRLDKLVEEITAQGGKALAVAGDAGSQEDIDLLLEQTLTWKESGGKYDIVVANAGRGLAGGILDSDDSQWQELYQTNVIGVASLIRRVGQYMAQQKSGDIVVIGSVVGKNISPYSGFYGSSKFAVGALTEALRREICQYGVRVSLVMPGIVTSGFQEVAGYNQENFGKSIAQFGKVLEPQAIADSIHWLLTLPPHVNINEIMVRPTGQSFP; this is encoded by the coding sequence ATGGACAAGCCACTTACAGGTAAGACTGCAATTGTAACCGGTGCCAGCTCCGGTATTGGATACGCTACTGCTATTACATTAGCTCGTGCAGGCGCTGCCGTGGTGTCAAACGCCCGGCGCAAAGACCGACTGGATAAGTTGGTAGAGGAAATAACTGCTCAAGGAGGAAAAGCACTCGCGGTTGCAGGTGATGCGGGAAGTCAGGAGGATATTGACCTGCTGCTTGAACAGACTTTGACTTGGAAAGAGAGCGGCGGCAAGTATGATATTGTCGTTGCAAACGCTGGTCGTGGACTGGCAGGTGGCATCCTTGACAGTGATGACTCACAGTGGCAGGAATTATACCAGACCAACGTAATCGGTGTGGCCAGCCTGATACGACGGGTAGGTCAATATATGGCTCAACAGAAAAGCGGCGATATTGTGGTCATTGGTTCGGTCGTGGGGAAAAATATTTCTCCATATAGCGGTTTTTACGGTTCCAGTAAATTTGCAGTCGGTGCTCTTACCGAAGCACTGCGCCGCGAGATTTGCCAGTACGGGGTACGTGTTTCCTTGGTAATGCCGGGAATTGTGACCAGTGGATTTCAGGAAGTGGCCGGATATAATCAGGAAAACTTTGGTAAATCAATTGCCCAGTTCGGGAAAGTACTCGAACCTCAGGCTATTGCCGATAGTATCCACTGGCTGCTTACTCTGCCGCCTCATGTGAACATCAATGAAATTATGGTTCGCCCCACAGGCCAGAGTTTTCCATAA